A region of Acidithiobacillus ferridurans DNA encodes the following proteins:
- a CDS encoding glycosyltransferase family protein → MNQENKIALGPVTVVTLTYGDRKLLLRQVLEALRDLNNVERVLVVDNGATWDVKSDLVAIYQDWVEVVDMGKNTGSAKGFVAGMRRAIEVGAELIL, encoded by the coding sequence GTGAACCAAGAAAATAAAATTGCCCTAGGACCAGTAACTGTTGTCACCTTAACCTATGGTGATAGAAAACTTTTGTTGCGGCAGGTGCTTGAAGCTTTACGTGATTTAAATAATGTAGAAAGAGTACTTGTCGTCGATAATGGCGCTACATGGGATGTTAAAAGCGATTTAGTTGCCATCTATCAGGATTGGGTAGAAGTAGTAGACATGGGCAAAAATACCGGCTCAGCCAAGGGATTTGTTGCGGGTATGCGCAGGGCGATAGAAGTGGGCGCGGAATTAATATTATGA
- a CDS encoding flippase, which translates to MTAPHPRIARSTLINLAGAAVPAALLLITVPIYLHLIGEARYGVLAIVWLLLGYFGVFDLGFGRAVANRIAALHDATAEKRQGIFWTGLAISAVTGLIGGAILYLLGDWLFAHVFHISGSLRIEAENAMPWLALALPLAIIISLLAGALEGRQAFLALNGAQIFGTVLYQLFPLVVAYAGWITLPYLIAAAIIGRLLSAFLLFAMVYRLVPLSSRPFLAIDQVKSLLRYGGWITVTGLISPLLTVFDRFFIGAQIGMVAVATYTVPYNLVMRLSILPNSLQNALFPKFAMVAVAEAEQLAARSVTLLGALMTPVVTIGILCIKPFMVLWVGAELAEKASSVGQILLLGLWINTLAYIPYAYLQARGRPDLPAKFHVLELLPYVGILWLLVSQVGVTGAAWAWNLRVLVDTLLLFFAARRMSILSKSLIGVLPLTGAFMLASEVHYESTMYMVLAILLISSALGFSYICMPPELRITILQRKFLQRIKSIHLHEPREKHES; encoded by the coding sequence TATCGCCCGCTCCACCCTTATCAATCTGGCGGGCGCTGCCGTACCTGCCGCCCTGCTGTTAATCACGGTACCGATCTATCTTCACCTCATTGGTGAAGCCCGCTACGGCGTCCTTGCCATAGTCTGGCTGCTGCTTGGCTACTTTGGGGTATTCGATCTTGGATTCGGGCGGGCGGTCGCGAACCGGATCGCCGCCCTCCACGACGCTACGGCCGAAAAGCGCCAGGGCATTTTTTGGACCGGACTAGCGATCAGTGCCGTTACCGGCCTTATTGGTGGAGCTATTCTCTATCTGCTTGGGGATTGGCTGTTTGCTCATGTTTTCCACATTTCCGGTTCTCTGCGAATTGAAGCGGAAAACGCCATGCCGTGGTTGGCGCTCGCGTTGCCCCTAGCCATTATTATCTCGCTGCTCGCAGGCGCCCTGGAAGGGCGACAAGCCTTTCTCGCACTTAATGGAGCACAAATTTTTGGTACGGTGCTCTATCAGCTTTTCCCGTTAGTCGTAGCCTATGCGGGATGGATTACGCTACCTTATTTGATAGCAGCCGCCATCATTGGGCGGCTTTTAAGCGCTTTTTTGCTTTTTGCAATGGTATATCGCCTTGTACCTTTGTCTTCACGTCCATTTTTGGCAATCGATCAAGTGAAGTCCTTGCTTCGGTATGGCGGATGGATCACGGTCACTGGTTTGATTAGTCCATTACTAACGGTATTTGATAGATTTTTTATCGGTGCACAGATAGGCATGGTGGCAGTCGCTACTTATACCGTGCCTTACAATTTGGTTATGCGTCTCTCCATTTTGCCGAATAGCCTGCAGAACGCTTTGTTTCCAAAATTTGCGATGGTAGCAGTTGCTGAAGCAGAACAATTGGCGGCACGATCGGTAACATTATTGGGTGCTCTCATGACCCCCGTAGTGACCATCGGTATATTGTGCATTAAGCCCTTCATGGTTTTATGGGTGGGTGCTGAACTGGCAGAGAAAGCTTCATCTGTGGGGCAAATACTTCTCCTTGGGCTATGGATCAATACGCTGGCTTATATACCATATGCCTACCTACAGGCCAGGGGTCGGCCAGATCTGCCTGCAAAGTTTCATGTCTTAGAGCTTTTGCCTTATGTTGGTATTCTGTGGTTGCTTGTCAGTCAGGTTGGCGTAACGGGTGCTGCGTGGGCATGGAACCTCCGGGTACTAGTGGATACATTACTTCTTTTTTTTGCGGCCCGTAGAATGTCAATTTTGAGCAAATCGTTGATCGGGGTTTTACCCTTAACTGGCGCTTTCATGCTGGCCTCAGAAGTACATTACGAGTCTACTATGTACATGGTACTTGCAATCTTATTGATTAGTTCAGCTCTAGGATTTTCATACATCTGCATGCCCCCTGAGCTGCGTATAACAATTTTACAGCGTAAGTTTCTACAGCGCATAAAATCGATACATTTGCATGAGCCACGAGAAAAACATGAATCTTAG
- a CDS encoding glycosyltransferase family 2 protein, giving the protein MSSVYIVLLNWHGWQDTINCLDSLTTLSYPNYRVLVVDNGSTDDSAVRIRAAHPEVPIIETGRNLGFSGGCNVGIRRALEDGADYVWLLNNDTTVDPQALSAMVAVAEADPRVGAVGSVLYYLDSPQDIQAWGGGRVSFWSGRAHQYLAAASNAKLDYLTAASMLIRRSALEKVGLLDEKFFFMYWEDTDYSFRLRRAGWRIVVAEESTVFHKEHASTGKGSALLDQYFNESAVCFFRRHATYPIWPIFVSSLGRLTKRILLGNRHRFVATLRGIYIGLRKTSV; this is encoded by the coding sequence ATGAGTAGTGTCTATATTGTTTTGCTCAATTGGCACGGTTGGCAGGACACTATCAACTGCCTAGATTCCCTTACCACTCTCAGCTATCCCAACTACAGAGTCCTTGTAGTGGACAACGGCTCTACTGATGACTCTGCTGTGCGCATCCGCGCTGCGCACCCCGAGGTTCCCATCATAGAAACGGGTCGCAATCTTGGTTTCTCCGGTGGTTGCAATGTGGGTATCCGCCGTGCCCTGGAAGACGGCGCCGATTATGTCTGGCTCCTGAACAACGACACGACGGTCGATCCGCAAGCCCTGAGTGCCATGGTTGCTGTGGCTGAGGCTGATCCACGGGTTGGCGCTGTCGGGTCAGTGCTCTACTATTTGGATAGCCCCCAGGACATTCAGGCTTGGGGAGGTGGTCGGGTGTCCTTTTGGTCAGGGAGGGCCCATCAATATCTTGCTGCTGCTTCTAATGCTAAACTCGACTACCTTACTGCAGCAAGTATGTTGATACGACGAAGTGCTCTTGAAAAAGTCGGTTTGTTAGACGAAAAATTTTTCTTTATGTACTGGGAGGACACTGATTATTCCTTTCGACTACGTAGAGCGGGTTGGAGAATTGTAGTTGCTGAAGAATCCACTGTGTTCCATAAGGAACATGCTTCAACTGGCAAAGGTAGCGCGTTGTTAGATCAATATTTCAATGAATCAGCAGTTTGCTTTTTTAGGCGGCATGCGACATATCCAATTTGGCCTATTTTCGTGAGTTCGCTAGGTCGCCTAACCAAGAGGATTCTGCTGGGAAATCGCCATAGATTCGTCGCCACTCTGAGGGGCATCTATATAGGGCTGCGGAAAACTAGTGTGTAA